TAAACATCTAAAGAAGAgagggggaaaaaggggcaCTGCGACAACGCAAACAGCTAGCTGCCATTTACCCTTCCGGTAGTGTGCAGTTGATGAGCGGACAAGTGGATGAGCGCCTCCTCGATCGCCCTTGCGCACCGAGCTGGCGCGTGTCGAGGCCGACGCGACGACGGCCGGGGAAGCTGTTCGGCCGCCTGCTGGGCCCGACGCGGGTGCCGTGCTCGTGCAGCGCGGCGACCTCGAGTACTTCGTCGGCGACGGGGCttgacgccggcgccgccggccggatgGCATGTCGAACTCGAGCGCCTCGTTCCACACCGGCCGGGGTTGAGGCCGCTGGCCTCGGCGAGCGTCGTCGTGCGGTGCTGCCCGGCGAAGTCGTTGGCGCGCGCGTCCTTGGGCCCCACGAGCACATCGTGCAGAACGGCCACGGCAGCCTCGAGCACCTCTTCCGTCGCCGGAGATCCTTTTGCGTGCGAACTGTAAAGGGAGCTGGCGCTACGTAGGACGGACGCCTTTAAAGTCTGAATGCCTTTCGGGCTCTTCTTGTTGGATGGACGAAAGCGGAAATCTGAGCTGAGAAAGGAAGCACAAGACCTTTGATCCTCAGGCCTGGCACTTTTGACTATTGGACGAAGCTACAGTCCTCGATAGCTGTCTTCTGAGGATACAAGAAAACAGGAAACAGAGTAAAAGGCTTGGTCAGTAACCTTTTATATATTGCGAGGTGCAAATCAATCTCTTTATGCAACCATGCAAACTTCTAATATGGTCCACATGATTAACATTTAAAGGGCACGAGGGATTGAATAATTTTACACTTAACCGCACACCtctaattatacttttgcaaatccccctcccAAATGGATAAAAGAAACATTTCGACAAAATAGTGAGAAGTACGTAACCACTGTCAAACCTAGCAGTTCAGTTTTGAGACGCGCACAAAGAACTTGCACTTGCACCACATCCAGCTGAGAAATATATCAGATTCTAAGGCTTGTTTGGATGCCCGCCACAGCAACTGTGGCGGCGCCACACTCTTGTGGCGGACAAATCGAGCGCCACACTATCGGCTGAAAAAGCTGTCGACTGTGCTGTGGCGCGGAACACTGTGGCGTGGCGAGTTGTGGCCGTAAACCAAACATGCCCTTAGAATCAGCCAGTGAAGAACCAAATTATATATCGCACCAATCAGCCAAATAGGGAAGCACTGGGGTAGCGCCGAAGTGAGAGACTCTGAAAATAAATGGCAAATGCCTGAGTGCGGACGCACCACAGTTTGAGCTctgattgcaacaaccaaagaGATTTTGGTGGGAAAAAGACATTGGCTGAAGTTACACCAAGCCGGGTGATCTCACATGACCTATACAGCCATCTGTTATAGCTGAATGAGATCACTTCAGCGAAAACGAAAGCAAAGGTTGCTTTGGCCTTTTATTTCAGCTAAAGGAACCTATGGTGAATGAAACTGACTGTACATTCCAATGTACAATGAACAGGTAAAATGAGAGGTGAGCCTAAAAGGGATCAGTAGCTCTTCGGTGAGGCCGTGGCCATCACTGGGCCTGCGGCTTGACGATCCTCACGCTGCTGTAGAAGCGCTTGAAGTCCTTCATCGCCTGCTCCTCAATCTGGATTGAGCGGATGGAGGACGGGGCATCAGTTTCTGGCTTGAACCAGCGGTTGGGTACATTGTCCTTTGCGCCACCAACATCTAGTGATCCTCCCTGGGATGGTATAGCGAAGCCTGATGTTCGTGTTTTCGGGCTGTGGGAAATGCCATAGTGATGCTTCTCCTAATCAAAAATTAATTGCTTGTTAGTATTTTCATCAAGGGAGAAAATTTATTCACTCCTGGGTGAAAAACACTACCTGCTGCATCTGTATGTCCCTGAGTGAAGGCCGTGATACATTGGGTGAGGTAGCAGAAGACGACCAAGGTGGTGTGCTCTTGTCACCTTCAGAAGAAGGTACTGAACGAGCAGGTGTGACAGCTATTGGTTTTGAACGCGCGTCTGGGATGAATGAAGAAAGGCGCAAACGCCCAGCACTGTCAGGTGAGTTCTCAAAGCGGTCTTTTGCTTTGGCCATGACAGGCTCATTTGTTTTTATCTGCTCGCTTTGGATATCACGAAGAGAAGCAGGTCCCTTTGTTATCTTTGCACCACCCCAGGCAGGTCCTTCATGCTTCGGTGTGACGGGCACAACAGGGGCAGGCAGCCTTGGTTTTGGGGTGTCATCAAGAGCACCACTCAGAAACAATGACAAGCCACCTTTCCTATTCTTCTTCTTTGACGAAGTTGATTGGGAAGGTTTCTTCTCTAAGGGAGAAGCAATGCCTTTAGTGTTGCTGAAAGCGGCGTCCTCTGTGTGTTTGATTGGATCAGCACCACATGCCTCCTGCTTCAATGCAGATACAGTTTTGTCAGCAACTATGCTTTCTGAACAAAGTAGGGGGGAAATATAACTAGCAGAATAGCAACTAAAAGCATTGGGGTTGAAAGCAGATAGTAATGTAATCAAAGCTAAGAGCTACGATGATACACAATCCTACATTCAAATAAAACAAAAGAATAAGATTCTATACAGGGACCAAATACTTAGCCTTCCATAGAAGCAAAGCACAGAACAGGTGCCAAAAGAATAAAGTAAGGCACAACCTATCAGCTTTAGGTCTTATTACTTGTAAGACCATACAAAAAAAAGTACCAAGAAAAGTAaggatgcaaaataaaattatcAAACAAGAGCTGAACTAATGCTTTTGTATTGCCAATAGCTATAATACATAACTCAGGTTTGATATTAATAAGTATATCTCCACAAAGATAAGAAAAGTAAGAAATCATACGATATAAGAGCACAAATGCAACATAATCTAACCTTTTCTGCGGAGACATTGGTTGGTAGGACTTCATGGAGGTCCTTAATAGGAATTTGTTGCCCAGATTCACTTTTCGCAGAGTGAGTATTGGACTGCAGTGCctgcttgttttttttcttctgtttcTTAGAAAACTCAGGTTTTCTGTTTGTTCTACCTTCTGCTGGACAAACGGAGGAAGCTCGAGTGTATGCCTCTGAGGGAACACCAAGTTCAGCGAGTTCATTTTCAAGGGCAGCTCTAGACTCGAGCTTTGCTTGCTGCTGATTGTCCAGTTGATGACCAGCCAGTTGTTTAGCCTCAAGAATCTCAATTTGTTGCAGCTTCTTGCGAAGTGCCCTGATCTGCTTAGAGACAGCTTGTTCAGCAGTGCAGTCTTTCTGAAGGAAGTTCTCCTGATTTGACATTCCAGATGGCCTTGTTGCAGACTTCCCACATTTACGGGGCTTAAGGAATTCTCTTGCTTCATCTTCCTCTACATCACTGTCAATGACAGCCGGATAGGTAGCTGTCACTGTGGGAAGCCGGCGCTGACTCCAGGGCTCTGAGGATTTCTCATCCAACAATTTCTCTAAGTTTGCAAGAATTTCAGGAGACGCATTCATAATTGAAGGAGCTCCGACTGTGAAAATGTAATCAAGGTTGCGAATAGCTAAGTCCTGCAGGATATTGTACAATCGAGTATTAGGAATATTTGAACAAGGAATGGTTACATTGACGAAAGGTAACTTTTGAAATATAGAAACAGAATGATTAGTGTTTCTAAGCTGCAGAAAGACCAGTGCACTATGCCATACCTCGCAATGCTTCTTGAGTTCCTTGGCTTCTAAGGAATCAGCAACTTCAAGAAGTTGTATTGCGTTTTTAGGCTCCAATAAATACTCAACCGCAACCTTCTCACAGAGGCTTTTCAAGCTAGGTATGCCTTTGCTCATTTCACTGCAGCTTCCTGATAAACCACTGTCGGGCTGGACATCATTAAACAGAATATCTTCATCTAATTCTTCCATCCCACTGTTCCATTCTGACATGGATTTTATGACTTGGATTTTAGGTTTGGGTGGATACTCAGGATGGTATATACTAGAGAGCACAAGCATATGTGTTTCACCAACACAGACTGATGTTGCTCGCTTAACACCGTGCACCCGAGTGAAAAGTGGCGTTTCATCCTTACGCTTCTTTGCATCCCACATGAAAACATCACCAGTTGATGTAGCCACAGCAGTCCAGTACTTTCCAGCCGAGATGCTCACAATATTCCTCCCACACATTGAAAATATCTGCAGAGACATGTTATGTAAATATTAACATATTACTCTTGTACCAATTAATATCTTAGCAGGCAAGAAACCACACCTGTTGGCATTTTAGATCAGGATCTGATGAAACCCAGTAGAAAAGAGCGCCATCAGCTGTTAAAGCAGTATTGTGCATTGTTCCAGCAGCGACTGAAATCACTTGAAGTCGTTCCATACGGTGGAACTTCAGATTTGTATTTCCACCCTTCTTAAGGCATCTAGCTACTACAACACGCCGTGGGGTGACGAGGCGATGACCCCAAGTGAACACCTGAAAAGAGAATGACACAGCAGATCTATTAAATTTTGTAAAATTAGAACAAAGTGTAGAAATCAAGCTTCAACGGGCACCAACTTACCTCTCCATCAACCCCTAACACTATTGTATGATACTTTGCTGCAGATACACCTCTAAATACTTTCCCTTTCAAGTATTCCACCATTCTTGGAATACAATTAGATGCTGAGTTTGAAGTGCCATATCCTAGTTGGCCCTCCTTATTGCAACCCCAGGTGAATACTTCCCCGGTATCAGCAACTGCAGCAGAGTGCTTGTTTGCAGCAGCTACAGCAATTATCCTTTGTTTGAGGGAACTAACACGCCGTGGTGTTGGTTGGGTATCAACAGAAGGGTAGCCAAGCTGACCCTCTGCATCATTCAGAGAATTTTGTTACAGGCCATAAGGGGGAAATAATATTAGTAAGGACAAAAGGGACATGAAATGTGTGCCTCAGGTTCATGTGGCCTCAAATGCATTTAAAATGCATGATACGTACCTCTATTTGATCCCCAGGTAAACAATTCCCCCGCCTCTGTAGAAATCACAGTATGATGTTTGGCTGCAGCCACAACATTCACTCGCTTACGGCCTAGTCCTACTGTCACTTGGCGAGGAGTAATCACAGCAGTTGTCTGACCACTGTAACCGAAGGGCAGTTGTCATAACTTACTCAACACTGAGGAAATTTTAACACAGGAAAAGAGACATTACTGCTCAACTACTGCCAGCTTAACTTTAACAGCTTTAGTCTTCATTAATAGCTAATCTACAGCTGACTAGTAAAAGTAAAATGAGGACATCATTTTCCCATTTGTTAAGATACAAGTCATTTATAATGGCATGTCGTTGCTCACCTGTGAATATCCGGATGACCAAGACGACCACCTCGAC
This portion of the Panicum virgatum strain AP13 chromosome 2N, P.virgatum_v5, whole genome shotgun sequence genome encodes:
- the LOC120659412 gene encoding uncharacterized protein LOC120659412 isoform X1 produces the protein METSISPPGTSKQSGVRKPSPGSSLRDLCLVSKQGSIAEVESALALLKKSGGNIDGRNGFGLSALHLATWRNHLPIVRRLLDAGADPDARDGESGWSSLHRALHFGHLCIAGALLQFGASLTLEDTKGRTPVDLISCPVSQANGDSPDAVATEVFSWGSGTNYQLGTGNAHIQKLPCKVDTLHGSYIKTVAASKFHSVAVSSDGELYTWGFGRGGRLGHPDIHSGQTTAVITPRQVTVGLGRKRVNVVAAAKHHTVISTEAGELFTWGSNREGQLGYPSVDTQPTPRRVSSLKQRIIAVAAANKHSAAVADTGEVFTWGCNKEGQLGYGTSNSASNCIPRMVEYLKGKVFRGVSAAKYHTIVLGVDGEVFTWGHRLVTPRRVVVARCLKKGGNTNLKFHRMERLQVISVAAGTMHNTALTADGALFYWVSSDPDLKCQQIFSMCGRNIVSISAGKYWTAVATSTGDVFMWDAKKRKDETPLFTRVHGVKRATSVCVGETHMLVLSSIYHPEYPPKPKIQVIKSMSEWNSGMEELDEDILFNDVQPDSGLSGSCSEMSKGIPSLKSLCEKVAVEYLLEPKNAIQLLEVADSLEAKELKKHCEDLAIRNLDYIFTVGAPSIMNASPEILANLEKLLDEKSSEPWSQRRLPTVTATYPAVIDSDVEEDEAREFLKPRKCGKSATRPSGMSNQENFLQKDCTAEQAVSKQIRALRKKLQQIEILEAKQLAGHQLDNQQQAKLESRAALENELAELGVPSEAYTRASSVCPAEGRTNRKPEFSKKQKKKNKQALQSNTHSAKSESGQQIPIKDLHEVLPTNVSAEKQEACGADPIKHTEDAAFSNTKGIASPLEKKPSQSTSSKKKNRKGGLSLFLSGALDDTPKPRLPAPVVPVTPKHEGPAWGGAKITKGPASLRDIQSEQIKTNEPVMAKAKDRFENSPDSAGRLRLSSFIPDARSKPIAVTPARSVPSSEGDKSTPPWSSSATSPNVSRPSLRDIQMQQEKHHYGISHSPKTRTSGFAIPSQGGSLDVGGAKDNVPNRWFKPETDAPSSIRSIQIEEQAMKDFKRFYSSVRIVKPQAQ
- the LOC120659412 gene encoding uncharacterized protein LOC120659412 isoform X2 — its product is METSISPPGTSKQSGVRKPSPGSSLRDLCLVSKQGSIAEVESALALLKKSGGNIDGRNGFGLSALHLATWRNHLPIVRRLLDAGADPDARDGESGWSSLHRALHFGHLCIAGALLQFGASLTLEDTKGRTPVDLISCPVSQANGDSPDAVATEVFSWGSGTNYQLGTGNAHIQKLPCKVDTLHGSYIKTVAASKFHSVAVSSDGELYTWGFGRGGRLGHPDIHSGQTTAVITPRQVTVGLGRKRVNVVAAAKHHTVISTEAGELFTWGSNREGQLGYPSVDTQPTPRRVSSLKQRIIAVAAANKHSAAVADTGEVFTWGCNKEGQLGYGTSNSASNCIPRMVEYLKGKVFRGVSAAKYHTIVLGVDGEVFTWGHRLVTPRRVVVARCLKKGGNTNLKFHRMERLQVISVAAGTMHNTALTADGALFYWVSSDPDLKCQQIFSMCGRNIVSISAGKYWTAVATSTGDVFMWDAKKRKDETPLFTRVHGVKRATSVCVGETHMLVLSSIYHPEYPPKPKIQVIKSMSEWNSGMEELDEDILFNDVQPDSGLSGSCSEMSKGIPSLKSLCEKVAVEYLLEPKNAIQLLEVADSLEAKELKKHCEDLAIRNLDYIFTVGAPSIMNASPEILANLEKLLDEKSSEPWSQRRLPTVTATYPAVIDSDVEEDEAREFLKPRKCGKSATRPSGMSNQENFLQKDCTAEQAVSKQIRALRKKLQQIEILEAKQLAGHQLDNQQQAKLESRAALENELAELGVPSEAYTRASSVCPAEGRTNRKPEFSKKQKKKNKQALQSNTHSAKSESGQQIPIKDLHEVLPTNVSAEKEACGADPIKHTEDAAFSNTKGIASPLEKKPSQSTSSKKKNRKGGLSLFLSGALDDTPKPRLPAPVVPVTPKHEGPAWGGAKITKGPASLRDIQSEQIKTNEPVMAKAKDRFENSPDSAGRLRLSSFIPDARSKPIAVTPARSVPSSEGDKSTPPWSSSATSPNVSRPSLRDIQMQQEKHHYGISHSPKTRTSGFAIPSQGGSLDVGGAKDNVPNRWFKPETDAPSSIRSIQIEEQAMKDFKRFYSSVRIVKPQAQ